Proteins from one Chelonia mydas isolate rCheMyd1 chromosome 14, rCheMyd1.pri.v2, whole genome shotgun sequence genomic window:
- the LOC114022086 gene encoding zinc finger protein 345 isoform X4: MQENYENVISLAEEIAISWPRITAFAESHRRRGLVSDDGMVSENEEEDAQQGGLEKVDSQGTMPGKSKGSAPQSADVGKAGEGPQKVEGQPRKPSGKRQGKSAHRGFKKFHQRSLLGHSRCHDCGKSLGFGSGFNKRPRLRSAEKPYKCNECGKCFRLSSTLITHQRRHASEKPYKCADCGKSFSVGSAFIQHQRVHTGGVKPCQCNVCGKSFSASTSLVKHQKLHLEEKPYKCDECGKGFNWNSHLERHRRIHTGEKPYTCPECGKSFSWSSHLDRHRRTHLGGEKACKCTDCGRCVGSNGTKPQRGAGGAAAAGKPYQCPECGKGFNKSATLAKHRRSHAGDKPYKCEQCGKSFGLSASLLQHQRSHAAGKPYQCGDCGKSFAWSSHLDRHRRIHMGEKPYRCEDCGKSFSQSSHLERHQRVHLGSEQPCQCTDCGKSFLASAKRRRVLSGERPCKCTDCGKSFLWGSRARPVPVAERTHKCTECGKSFTYRAENVKHQGTQTGEKPYTCPECGKSFGQNSALVKHRRMHTGEKPYKCGDCGKSFSVRSNLIKHQRTHLGEKPYKCPDCGKGFIQKSDLTKHRRMHTGEKPYKCNVCGKCFSVSSNLIKHQRIHLGEKPYQCSECGKSFIQRSELTIHQRVHTGEKPYKCPECGKCFSRSSHLNRHQRTHAGDKPSLLSASKNSAAAAASNPLQASSAFSSASFSSPLGTSSAPLPALPSFPSSPSPISIPALSNNPLDLPWALSFPSRAFPHPSFPSPAPSGAPAPSLIN; encoded by the exons CGGAGGAGATTGCGATCAGCTGGCCCCGGATAACCGCGTTTGCCGAGTCACACAGGAGGAGAGGATTGGTCTCTG ATGatgggatggtgagtgagaatGAGGAGGAAGATGCTCAGCAGGGAGGCCTTGAGAAGGTGGACTCGCAGGGGACGATGCCGGGCAAGTCCAAGGGGAGTGCTCCCCAGAGCGCTGATGTTGGGAAGGCTGGCGAGGGCCCGCAGAAGGTGGAAGGGCAGCCAAGGAAACCTTCAGGCAAGAGGCAGGGAAAATCCGCTCACCGTGGCTTCAAGAAGTTCCACCAGAGGAGCCTGCTGGGGCACAGCCGGTGCCATGACTGCGGCAAGAGCCTGGGCTTCGGCTCGGGCTTCAACAAGCGCCCGCGGCTGCGCAGCGCCGAGAAGCCCTACAAGTGCAACGAGTGTGGCAAGTGCTTCCGGCTCAGCTCCACCCTCATCACCCACCAGCGTCGCCACGCCAGCGAGAAGCCCTACAAGTGCGCTGACTGCGGCAAGAGCTTCAGCGTGGGCTCAGCCTTCATCCAGCACCAGCGGGTCCATACTGGTGGTGTCAAGCCCTGCCAGTGCAACGTCTGCGGCAAAAGCTTCAGTGCCAGCACCAGCCTGGTCAAGCACCAGAAGCTGCACCTGGAAGAGAAGCCTTACAAGTGCGACGAGTGCGGCAAGGGTTTCAACTGGAACTCGCACCTGGAGCGCCACCGGCGCATCCACACCGGCGAGAAGCCCTACACCTGCCCcgagtgtgggaagagcttcagttGGAGCTCCCACCTGGACCGCCACCGTCGCACCCACCTGGGTGGGGAGAAGGCCTGCAAGTGCACTGATTGCGGTCGCTGCGTCGGCTCCAACGGCACCAAGCCACAGCGTGGAGCAGGAGGAGCTGCCGCCGCCGGAAAACCCTATCAGTGCCCTGAATGTGGCAAGGGCTTCAACAAGAGCGCCACGTTGGCCAAGCACCGGCGTTCCCATGCGGGCGACAAGCCCTACAAGTGCGAGCAGTGCGGCAAGAGCTTCGGGCTGAGCGCCTCTCTGCTGCAGCACCAGCGGAGCCATGCAGCTGGCAAGCCCTACCAGTGCGGTGACTGCGGCAAGAGCTTCGCCTGGAGCTCCCACCTGGACCGGCACCGGCGCATCCACATGGGCGAGAAGCCCTACCGCTGTGAGGACTGCGGCAAGAGCTTCTCGCAGAGCTCCCACCTGGAACGGCACCAGCGGGTGCACCTGGGCTCAGAGCAGCCCTGCCAGTGCACTGACTGCGGGAAGAGCTTCCTGGCCAGCGCCAAGCGGCGCCGCGTGCTGAGCGGGGAGCGTCCCTGCAAGTGCACTGACTGCGGGAAGAGCTTCCTGTGGGGCTCCCGTGCCAGGCCTGTCCCCGTGGCAGAGAGGACCCACAAGTGCAcggagtgcgggaagagcttcaccTACCGGGCAGAGAACGTCAAGCACCAGGGCACGCAGACAGGCGAGAAGCCCTACACCTGCCCCGAGTGCGGCAAGAGCTTTGGGCAGAACTCGGCCCTGGTGAAGCACCGGCGCATGCACACCGGCGAGAAGCCCTACAAGTgcggggactgtgggaagagcttcagcgTCCGCTCCAACCTCATCAAGCACCAGCGCACCCACCTGGGTGAGAAGCCCTACAAGTGCCCTGACTGCGGTAAGGGCTTCATCCAGAAGTCGGACCTGACCAAGCACCGGCGCATGCACACCGGGGAGAAGCCCTACAAGTGCAACGTCTGCGGGAAGTGCTTCAGCGTCAGCTCCAACCTCATAAAGCACCAACGCATCCACCTGGGCGAGAAGCCCTACCAGTGCTCCGAGTGCGGCAAGAGTTTCATCCAGCGCTCAGAGCTCACCATCCACCAGCGCGTGCACACCGGCGAGAAGCCCTACAAGTGCCCTGAGTGCGGAAAGTGCTTCAGCCGCAGCTCCCACCTCAACCGGCACCAGCGCACCCATGCCGGCGACAAGCCCTCACTGCTCTCCGCCTCCAAGAACTCCGCTGCTGCCGCTGCCAGCAACCCCCtgcaggcctcctccgccttctcctctgcctccttctcGTCCCCACTGGGCAcctcctccgcccccctccccgccctgccctctttcccttcctccccctcgcCCATCTCCATCCCCGCCCTCTCCAACAACCCGCTGGATCTGCCCTGGGCCCTGTCCTTCCCATCCCGCgccttcccccacccttcctTCCCCTCGCCTGCTCCGTCCGGGGCCCCAGCCCCGTCACTAATAAACTAA